The window ATTTTGAAATCTTTTATGATGTTTTCGCCTTCTATGGCGACAGGTATTTTAGTCATGATGCATTCTCCTTATTCTTATTCGAATTTAATCTCTTCCACGAGCTTCATTTTAGAGCCTTTCAAAATCGGGACAACGGAACCAATCAGGGTGATCATGATTCCCGCAAGGCCAGCCATAATAAATATTCCTGCGTCCAACTCCGGGGTAACCGATATTTTCGGGCCGGCAACAATAAAGATCGTTCCTATTTCCATGTATGAGACGAACATTCCGATAACCGCGCCAATAAGCCCTGATGTAAACCCTTCAATCAGCGTCATTTTTACATTCTGACGGTTGCTCATTCCCACCGATTTGTACATGGCGATGGAGCGTTTCCTTTGAATATAGTTGATGAGCAAATTGTTGATAATTCCGACAGCCGCAAGCAACAGGATAAAATAGGTAAGCTTTCGCATTGGATCCAAAAACGAGTTAACGGTACTCATCGCATCATGGTTAAATTCATCTATTGTACGGCTCCAATTTGTTTTGTTCCCGAACAAATTGCGAATCTGTACCATAACGGCATCCGGGTCGGCTGCGGTATAGGCAAGCATATCGTAATTCTGTACACCGAATTCACTCTTTGCATAGGCAGCCGGAATAACGGCGTCCGAATTGTCCGCTCGTGACTGAAAGCTTCCTATGATTTGGTATTCATACGTATTATCGTTATAAGTAAGACCGATGGTATCGCCAATCCTCAGATTGTGCTTTGTCAGACAATCTTTACTGAGTAAGATGTTTCGCCCACCTCCGAAGGCGGTTTCAATTTTATTCTTTGTCTGATCATTTTCATATTTTAAATTGAGCATAGAATTATGCAGGCCGATATCATCCACGGCTTCCATTTGATTAAAGGTAAAACCGTCTGTGCTGATTTCATTATTCAGTTCATAAATAGGCAAAACGCTCTTGATTCCTTTGATATTTTTAATCTCATTTACAAATTCACTGCTCATGGTTGCCTGCGTGAAACCGTTCAGTTTAGCGCCATGGAAAACGTCGCCCACATAGGAGGAAACAAAGCTTCCGATCACACTAATTGCGATAACTGCCGACAGGCTGATGAACAACAGCGTGATATTCTGGCTCACACTTTTATTCTGTTTCATGTTCCGGGCGGCAAGCCTGCCTTCGTTGCCGAATATCAACCCGTAAACCCGCTCCAGAACATAGGAGAAAAGGTTTGTAAGCATCGGAATAATGATAATTGTTGCCGCAATCAGTCCAAGCAATGAAAAACCTCCCGCCAGCGTGAGCTGGTTTCCGGAGTTTTTATTCACAATACGCGGAAGAATGATGGAGAGGATAAAAAGGACGGTTCCAAATACGAGTTTTGTCTTGTTAGAGATATTCTTTTCTTCTACCGTACCCAAAACGACATCCTTTACTGGGAGACGGCTTGCCCTGCAGATCGGGAGATAAGCACTTAGCATAGATACGGCAACTGCTACCGTGCAGGAAAGCAGAATGTTAAGCGGTGAAACCACCATCGGTATTTCGATGCCCATCGACAGTGATTCCCCCAGCCCGCCCAAGAGCAGTTTCAAAATACCGTAGCCCAACGGGATGCTGAGCAGGCCTCCGGTAATTCCGTATATCAGACTTTCGAGCAACAGAATTCTAGTCGTCGTCTTCTCTGAAGCGCCAATGCTGCGAAAGGTTCCGATGACCGGAAGCCGCTCTAGCGTGATGACCTTGTAACTGCTGAAAATAATAAAAACACTCATTGTAAGGGCGAAAAAGCTGATCAGGTAAAACGGCAGAGATTTCTGTTTTGCATCCGATGCGACTCCAGCTTCGTCATAAACCTTTGTCACATTATATTTTTCCGAAGACAGGGAAGCCGACAGTTCAGATTTCAGTTTTTCTGTACTTACTCCGTCGGATGGCACAATCAGTATTTTTCTGTTGCCGCCGGAAGTGTTTAGAATGGAGGATAGGGTATCCTTTGGAAGCAGAGCGTTAACGCCCCTCGTGTTCCTCAGAAACACCGTGTCATAGGCGGCTACGGCGGCAAGCCTGAATTTGTATTTCGTTTCACCTATGGTAAGCGTGACGGTATCTCCCGGCTTAATCTCATATTTGGCCGTGAATTTTTCTGGAAGAACAATATTGTTTCCGGTAAAATCAGTAAGTGTGGCGCCGTTCAGCAGCCGGGGCTTATTGATGGAGTTCAGTTCATTCAGATCGGCTGCAATCAGGTCAATGTTCTCATAATAGCTGTCTTTGTTGTAGAGTGCCGATGTCGTTACAAAACCAACCTTGTTTTTTATGGAGGCAATCTGTGGTATTTTTTTTTCCGAAATCCAGACTATATTACCGTTTGCGTCCTGTTTCGCTGAAACCGATATGGTCGCTGTTCCAGCCGAGCCTTTTGCCATCTTCTGCTGGGCGCTTTCATAGGAATCCCCGATTGCCATGGAAACAAACAGCAACGTTGATGACAGAACAATAGACAGCAGCATTACGATTGTTCTTAGTTTCCGCTCTCTGATATTGTTTACAATGTACTTTAGTATGATCTTCAAATATGCACCTGCTTTCTTCAATCAAAAAGATTGATAACTTATGTTAAAACTATAAGCCATCAACCTTTTTTTATCTTAAAGCCAGTCTTAATTTACCTTGCCGGACATGCAGATGTTTCATGTTCAGAATTTCATTCCATTCATAAGATACATAAATACAATATTGGGAATAAAGAGCGAAGTCAGTATTGATAATGCTATTTTTAATTTTAAGTCGGTTTCATTCTTGATCCAGACAAGTCCAACAAGAACTGTTGAAACAATTGCAATTCCCGCGCATGACCAGCAAACGATGGGGATCGTCGGCTGGATTGCATGAAAGACAAGGGATGTATCTCCGATCAAATACAGCAAGGCTGCAAGAGCATTGAGTGAAAAGTAGGAAATGATCAAAATTGCTTCCGACATGAGCGTTATTTTTACAGCCCGGTTTAGTCCTGTATCCCGCTTTCTATTTTTTATGAGTGAAATCAAAAGGATCAGAGCAAACACCGCAAATAGTGGCTGGGAGATCATCGACAGAATCAAGAGTGACCATAGGGCAGTAGGAATCTTAAAGAAATCAAAACCTAATATGCTTATGGCCTGTTTGCCGCCAATGTCAGAGAATCTGCAATAATTTCCGTTTTCTTTACAGTAAAACATCCCGTTGCCGATGTAATAGAAATCCCAATTAAAATCACTGCTTGAAAAGTTCAGGTTTCCGTCATGATCGCATTTGACTTTACATGTTATCATGACTGATTTGGTCTTCAAAAAATCGGTGTCCCCGTATTCCGAATAGGAATACCTGCCGCTGATTGCATTTGCGTCCATATCAAAAGGAACAGCGGCGATATTGGAAACTCCTTGGGGCCGGTTGCCTGAAAGAAGCTTATAAACCATATCAATGTATTCATTGCATACTTTTCCGCTGCCCGCTGAGTCCGTATTGATCGCAATGAATATACCGACATTCTTTTCCTTCAGAAGAGAGACCTTTGAAGAAAAGCAAGGCAGATGACCTCCAAATTCGATCGTTTTGTAACCGCCTCGGACTGATTCATAAAACCCAAGGGTAAAGCCTGCCAGTCTGCCGTCTTCCGGGTACTGATGCGTATGCATCCGGGCGGCTGTATCGGAGTTCAGAATTCGTTTCCCATTGAATTCTCCGTTGTTCAGATGAGCAAGCATGAAATTTGCCATGTCCGAAGCTGAAGCGCAGATTGAACCAGCCGGATGGTCGCTAAGCAGCGTGTACTTCCGCTCAAAGTACTGCCCGAATAGGCTCAGATACGGTTTCGCCATGGACGGGAGTAAGGACTTTGTAAGCCCATAAGAAGAATGGTTCATTTCGAGCGGCTCCAGTATGTTTTTGGTAATGTACCGGTCGAGCGGTTCCCCCGAAGCAATTTCAACCAGATAACCAGCCAGTGAGATACCGTAGCCGTTATATTGGCAAAAGGTCCCCGGTTTCCGGATAACGGGCGGCAAGTTTTCCTTCAAATCGCTTTCAAGTGTTTTCATTGAATCGGAAAGAACGTCTCCCGAACTTGGAACAAGCAGCGGAATTCGGAAATCAAGACCCGACGTATGGGTCAACAGAGTTCTTAAAGTAACAGGTGAAGAAAACGGATTGTTAACTTTAAAAGTCGTCAGATAGCTGTTTACATCCTTATCCAATGAAAGCTTACCCTTTTCTACCATCTGCATGACGGCTGTCGCGGTAAACACCTTCGAAACAGATGCGATCTGAAACGATGTACTCTCAACATCTACGGGAACCTTGCTTTCCAAATCTGCATAGCCATATCCTTTTTCAAGAAGGACTTTCCCATCTTTTACAACGGATACTGCCGCTCCGGCCACATGGTCATCGGGAAGAGTCTTTTTAAGATATTCGTCCGTCATTTTTTCGAGGCTTTGAGCGATGCTAACGCTTCTCACTGCTTGTGCCGGGGAGGTTATGCTGAAAAGCAAAACAGAGCATACCGCAGCACAAATAATTTTCTTGAATATTCTCAATATCAGTTCTCCTTCCGGCCATTGCATAAAAAAGGTTGCAGGCCCACTTCAATAGTAGACCTGCAACCTTAATTCACTGTCCTATGAATCTTAATTTATCCTTAATTCTGTTTTGCGAACTCAATGGTGATGCATGTACCGGAGCCGGGCTCGCTTTCCGCCAAAATGCTCCCTCCGTGCAGCGCGATAATCTGTTTGGCAATTGCCATTCCCAAACCAGAACCCTCCGGTTTTTCCGCTGAATTTTCTCCCCGGTAATACCGGACGAACAAATTGTCCAGTTCTTCCTTTTTCATTCCGCAGCCATCATCCTGTACGCTGATTTTAATGCGGTCACCAGACCTGATGAAAACGGAAATCTCCGTTTCCCTATCGTTATGCACCAGAGCGTTGGTAATCAAATTATTTAGTGCTCGCTTTAAGAGCACCGCGTCAAATGTAAGCTCAATCGTATCATCCGTGCTGAAAAAAGAGATATTTCTGTCTTCGTATTCCGGATTGTTGAGCAAATCAATCACCAGCTCTTTTGTAAAGCGTACAATATTCTGCCTGCTCTTATGCAGCGGAAGCATTTCATTTTTCAACTGATAGGTGAGCTTTAAATCGTTGATAAGCGCCTCAGCATAAGCGGTATTCTTCAATATGATGCCGCCGTATTCTTTGATAACGTCAACCTCTGGATGAGAATCAGTATCGGAAATGAGTTCGGCATAACCCCTGATGGGCGATAAAGGAGTTTTCAGATCATGAGTGATATTGGCGATCCACTCCTCGCGCAGCTTTTCATCCTTGGCTCTTGCCTCATCACTCGATCTTATCTCCGCGTTCATGGCATTCAGTTCCTCGTAAATATCGCCAAACGAGCCGTTGTTCGAAACGGGTATATAGGTGCGTGAAACAATTCCCCTGATCGATTTTCGGATATGTTTTGTTTGCTTCGCGACTAAGAAACTGTATATAAAGCCTGCTATGACTAAAAGAAGCAGCGTAACTCCAAGCATTACAAACACAACTGGCTTGAAGGTTGTAAATCTGTCCCCGCTTACATACATGGTAACTTTGGAAATCTGCACGGGAAAACCGATCATATACGTCCACTCTTTATCGCCCAAATGAAGATTCGCCGAAAACACGGAATCCTTTCCGATTCCGTTCTGATAGATATTCAGTATAGCCGAAGGAGAATAATGCGACGGAACACCTTGTGGCTTATCAAAGCATTGAATTTCATTTCCGTTAGCATCAATGATTTGAAGCCACAGGTCGTTTTCCTGCAACAGTTTCAGACCTGATTGCTTGATTTGGGGCACATCGCCGGTAAAAATGATATACTCGGAAAAATCCTTTGTGAAATCAATCGGCCATTTGCTGAATTCAACATGACCGTCCGGCTTTTGTATGGTTATATTATAAACGACCATGCCGACCCCCGCCGCTAGCGTTCCAATAAGCAAAATAAAGAAAATAACGTAAATATGGAATGCCGACTTATATCCTGACCGTTTCATTTAGTTATCCCTTTTCACAAGTCTGTATCCAAGTCCCTTTACTGTTTGAAGCAGTTTGGGATTTGTCGGATTATCCTCTATCTTTTCTCGGATATGATGAATATGAACCATAACGGTATTGTCGCAGCCGACGCTGTCCTCTCCCCAGACCTGCTCGTATAGGCGCTCTTTGCTGATGATCTTGTTTGGATTTTCGGCAAGGTAGCGAAGCACTCCGAATTCTCTTGCAGTAAACTCAAGCTCAATGTCGTTTTTATATACACGGCAGCCGTCAATGTCGATTCTCAAGTTGCTTAAAAGTATCTGCTGTTTTACGTTATTTTTATCTGAGCAATCATATTGCTGCCTGCGCAGCTGTGCCTTTATCCGAAACACTATCTCTCTCGGGCTGAAAGGCTTCGTTATATAATCATCGCCGCCGCTGCTTAAGCCCAATATTTTGTCTATATCATCGTTTTTGGAAGACAGAAACATGATCGGACAATATGAAAATTCCCGAATTTTCTTACATACCTCTATTCCGTCAATATCTGGAAGCATGATGTCCAAAACAATTGCATCCGGCCGATGCATTTTGCATAAATAGATAGCTTCCTGCCCACTCGAGGCTTTAAGAATATTTTTGAATCCATCCTTTTTAAGCACTTTCTCAAGCAAGTCGCCTATATCCTTTTCGTCATCTACAATCAGAATTTTTTTTTCAAGCAAACTTCCATAGATTGCATTTTGTCCAAGCATTCTATTCACCTCCATTAGATCTTCCTTATGTTTTCCTTCAGCCTTCCATCCGTAGGCTTTGGCGTGTCTTTGGGAATTGCCCATGCATGTGCAAAACGAAT of the uncultured Caproiciproducens sp. genome contains:
- a CDS encoding FtsX-like permease family protein; the encoded protein is MKIILKYIVNNIRERKLRTIVMLLSIVLSSTLLFVSMAIGDSYESAQQKMAKGSAGTATISVSAKQDANGNIVWISEKKIPQIASIKNKVGFVTTSALYNKDSYYENIDLIAADLNELNSINKPRLLNGATLTDFTGNNIVLPEKFTAKYEIKPGDTVTLTIGETKYKFRLAAVAAYDTVFLRNTRGVNALLPKDTLSSILNTSGGNRKILIVPSDGVSTEKLKSELSASLSSEKYNVTKVYDEAGVASDAKQKSLPFYLISFFALTMSVFIIFSSYKVITLERLPVIGTFRSIGASEKTTTRILLLESLIYGITGGLLSIPLGYGILKLLLGGLGESLSMGIEIPMVVSPLNILLSCTVAVAVSMLSAYLPICRASRLPVKDVVLGTVEEKNISNKTKLVFGTVLFILSIILPRIVNKNSGNQLTLAGGFSLLGLIAATIIIIPMLTNLFSYVLERVYGLIFGNEGRLAARNMKQNKSVSQNITLLFISLSAVIAISVIGSFVSSYVGDVFHGAKLNGFTQATMSSEFVNEIKNIKGIKSVLPIYELNNEISTDGFTFNQMEAVDDIGLHNSMLNLKYENDQTKNKIETAFGGGRNILLSKDCLTKHNLRIGDTIGLTYNDNTYEYQIIGSFQSRADNSDAVIPAAYAKSEFGVQNYDMLAYTAADPDAVMVQIRNLFGNKTNWSRTIDEFNHDAMSTVNSFLDPMRKLTYFILLLAAVGIINNLLINYIQRKRSIAMYKSVGMSNRQNVKMTLIEGFTSGLIGAVIGMFVSYMEIGTIFIVAGPKISVTPELDAGIFIMAGLAGIMITLIGSVVPILKGSKMKLVEEIKFE
- a CDS encoding serine hydrolase domain-containing protein; translation: MRIFKKIICAAVCSVLLFSITSPAQAVRSVSIAQSLEKMTDEYLKKTLPDDHVAGAAVSVVKDGKVLLEKGYGYADLESKVPVDVESTSFQIASVSKVFTATAVMQMVEKGKLSLDKDVNSYLTTFKVNNPFSSPVTLRTLLTHTSGLDFRIPLLVPSSGDVLSDSMKTLESDLKENLPPVIRKPGTFCQYNGYGISLAGYLVEIASGEPLDRYITKNILEPLEMNHSSYGLTKSLLPSMAKPYLSLFGQYFERKYTLLSDHPAGSICASASDMANFMLAHLNNGEFNGKRILNSDTAARMHTHQYPEDGRLAGFTLGFYESVRGGYKTIEFGGHLPCFSSKVSLLKEKNVGIFIAINTDSAGSGKVCNEYIDMVYKLLSGNRPQGVSNIAAVPFDMDANAISGRYSYSEYGDTDFLKTKSVMITCKVKCDHDGNLNFSSSDFNWDFYYIGNGMFYCKENGNYCRFSDIGGKQAISILGFDFFKIPTALWSLLILSMISQPLFAVFALILLISLIKNRKRDTGLNRAVKITLMSEAILIISYFSLNALAALLYLIGDTSLVFHAIQPTIPIVCWSCAGIAIVSTVLVGLVWIKNETDLKLKIALSILTSLFIPNIVFMYLMNGMKF
- a CDS encoding HAMP domain-containing sensor histidine kinase gives rise to the protein MKRSGYKSAFHIYVIFFILLIGTLAAGVGMVVYNITIQKPDGHVEFSKWPIDFTKDFSEYIIFTGDVPQIKQSGLKLLQENDLWLQIIDANGNEIQCFDKPQGVPSHYSPSAILNIYQNGIGKDSVFSANLHLGDKEWTYMIGFPVQISKVTMYVSGDRFTTFKPVVFVMLGVTLLLLVIAGFIYSFLVAKQTKHIRKSIRGIVSRTYIPVSNNGSFGDIYEELNAMNAEIRSSDEARAKDEKLREEWIANITHDLKTPLSPIRGYAELISDTDSHPEVDVIKEYGGIILKNTAYAEALINDLKLTYQLKNEMLPLHKSRQNIVRFTKELVIDLLNNPEYEDRNISFFSTDDTIELTFDAVLLKRALNNLITNALVHNDRETEISVFIRSGDRIKISVQDDGCGMKKEELDNLFVRYYRGENSAEKPEGSGLGMAIAKQIIALHGGSILAESEPGSGTCITIEFAKQN
- a CDS encoding response regulator transcription factor is translated as MLGQNAIYGSLLEKKILIVDDEKDIGDLLEKVLKKDGFKNILKASSGQEAIYLCKMHRPDAIVLDIMLPDIDGIEVCKKIREFSYCPIMFLSSKNDDIDKILGLSSGGDDYITKPFSPREIVFRIKAQLRRQQYDCSDKNNVKQQILLSNLRIDIDGCRVYKNDIELEFTAREFGVLRYLAENPNKIISKERLYEQVWGEDSVGCDNTVMVHIHHIREKIEDNPTNPKLLQTVKGLGYRLVKRDN